A region from the Rutidosis leptorrhynchoides isolate AG116_Rl617_1_P2 unplaced genomic scaffold, CSIRO_AGI_Rlap_v1 contig209, whole genome shotgun sequence genome encodes:
- the LOC139881902 gene encoding protein JASON-like — protein MICALLNRELGLALRRVLGLLDRSLGIAMGCFLACLRANGGGGGGDRRRHPAQPARPKKAAEALGSRNRLASLFLDEGERFDLENRAFGSPHISKDVKDEAKFLKACGTLPETPAEIRKATDKFMFSPPNHGDSESSEFHSWLPHTSIRKLQLNKPTEVSPTPVKLFVDSGSDSASQEHAPTSCKSNVESTFSIPLNSTEGSSEENTNMATEILAVENSSISTPITPWPSTSHTQYRSKSVHFDPDADICSLRSSFTKDASHSIKDSELLGNQSTVKPSPYPTPLKLSDEMQTPGTVFPGNMENLPYGKPRIRSEYIYSVPNSYQNNMQLKGFKEEDADNHRPLGKLNESLAQPVNETLNRGTRLDKTPLGTGKTCHSRSPTDRPIIGLVAAHWKEDEQSHVPQKWWDGNGIPNSTNKYKEDQKVSWHATPFEERLEKALSEETFVSVRKNLSGASVPVEDADGDTAVSQLRSPAYIKPVASCK, from the exons ATGATATGCGCACTGTTAAATCGTGAGCTCGGGCTTGCGCTCAGGAGGGTCCTCGGGCTTCTCGACCGGTCGCTGGGCATCGCCATGGGCTGCTTCCTCGCCTGCTTGCGCGCCaacggcggcggcggcggcggcgatCGGCGCCGCCATCCCGCTCAGCCGGCCCGACCCAAGAAAGCTGCG GAAGCGTTGGGGTCTCGGAATCGGCTGGCGTCGTTGTTTCTGGATGAAGGTGAGCGTTTT GATCTGGAAAATCGCGCTTTTGGAAGCCCGCACATCAGCAAGGATGTCAAAGATGAG GCTAAGTTCCTTAAAGCTTGTGGAACCTTACCTGAGACTCCTGCAGAAATTCGGAAAGCAACAGACAAGTTCATGTTTTCACCACCAAATCATGGAGATTCAGAAAGTTCGGAGTTCCACTCATGGCTTCCCCATACATCTATCAGGAAACTTCAGCTGAATAAGCCTACTGAAGTTTCCCCAACACCTGTCAAACTTTTCGTAGATTCTGGAAGCGATTCTGCTTCCCAAGAGCATGCACCTACAAG CTGTAAATCAAACGTTGAGAGCACTTTTAGCATTCCTCTGAACTCTACTGAAGGCAGTAGCGAAGAGAATACAAATATGGCAACCGAGATTCTAGCTGTAGAGAACAGCAGTATTTCAACTCCAATCACACCTTGGCCTTCCACCTCACACACTCAGTATAGGAGCAAGTCGGTTCATTTTGATCCTGATGCGGATATTTGTTCACTTAGAAGTTCGTTTACCAAAGATGCAAGCCACAGTATCAAAGATTCTGAATTACTGGGTAATCAGAGTACAGTGAAGCCTTCACCTTATCCAACCCCTCTCAAGCTATCTGATGAGATGCAGACACCTGGAACTGTTTTCCCGGGAAACATGGAAAATTTACCATATGGAAAGCCAAGGATCAGGTCCGAATATATTTATTCAGTTCCAAATTCCTACCAGAACAACATGCAGTTGAAGGGTTTTAAGGAGGAAGATGCTGATAATCATCGACCTTTGGGCAAGCTAAATGAATCACTTGCACAGCCTGTAAATGAAACATTGAACAGGGGAACACGGCTGGACAAGACTCCTTTGGGGACAGG GAAAACTTGTCATAGTAGAAGTCCCACAGATAGACCAATCATTGGGCTTGTTGCTGCACATTGGAAGGAAGATGAACAGTCTCATGTCCCACAAAAGTGGTGGGATGGGAATGGAATTCCTAATTCGACTAACAAGTATAAGGAG GATCAGAAAGTAAGTTGGCATGCAACACCATTTGAGGAGAGGTTGGAAAAGGCTTTATCTGAGGAAACTTTTGTCTCTGTGAG GAAGAATCTTAGTGGAGCATCAGTACCTGTTGAGGATGCAGATGGTGACACAGCCGTTTCTCAGTTGCGATCTCCTGCCTATATAAAGCCAGTTGCATCCTGCAAATGA
- the LOC139881900 gene encoding LOW QUALITY PROTEIN: auxin response factor 18-like (The sequence of the model RefSeq protein was modified relative to this genomic sequence to represent the inferred CDS: inserted 1 base in 1 codon; deleted 1 base in 1 codon), with amino-acid sequence MITFMDSKEKLKEVEKTLDSQLWHACAGGMVQMPPVNSKVFYFPQGHAEHSSGPVDFRSCRRIPAYIPCRVSAIRFMADPETDEVFAKMRLVPLTSSEPDFGDDGIGGLQGSDGQDKPASFAKTLTQSDANNGGGFSVPRYCAETIFPRLDYSVDPPVQTILAKDVHGETWKFRHIYRGTPRRHLLTTGWSTFVNHKKLVAGDSIVFMRAENGDLCVGIRRAKRGIGGGPESSSGWNPVGGNCAVPYGGFSAFLTEDENKLITNGHGNCMSGNGSLMGKKRVTPEAVVEAASLAANGHPFEVVYYPRASTPEFCVKSSLVKTAMQIRWCSGMRFKMAFETEDSSRISWFMGTISSVHVADPTRWPDSPWRLLQVTWDEPDLLQNVKRVSPWLVELVSSMPAIHLSPFSPPRKKLRLPHHPDFPFDGHFPMPSFSGDLLGPSSPFGCLPNSHSAAGMQGARHAYYSQSLPDLHLSKQPSSLFPAGFPLLDHSIRSMRTSNGPRMHKSSSDDDISTLLTMTNYGKVFKKLEEVKKPPQLVLFGKPILTEQQISLSNSATTTTTTASPVRTSSEEKIDKTGSSPDGPDSACQRSGQREQQSSCEQLRVHEDKHQQEMEACSEIGHCKVFIASEDVGRTLDLSLLASYDELCRKLTDMXGVENSQSLARHVLYRDDKGAEKRIGAEPYSDFIRTAKRLTILTNSSSNGVGS; translated from the exons ATGATCACTTTTATGGATTCTAAGGAGAAGCTGAAAGAGGTGGAGAAAACATTAGATTCTCAGCTATGGCATGCCTGCGCCGGAGGAATGGTGCAAATGCCGCCAGTGAACTCCAAGGTCTTCTACTTCCCTCAAGGCCACGCCGAGCATTCATCCGGTCCCGTGGATTTCCGGAGCTGCCGCAGGATACCGGCATACATACCTTGCCGGGTTTCTGCAATTAGGTTCATGGCTGATCCAGAGACCGACGAGGTCTTCGCCAAGATGAGATTGGTTCCGTTGACAAGTAGTGAGCCTGATTTTGGGGATGATGGAATCGGAGGGCTTCAAGGATCAGATGGTCAAGATAAACCCGCGTCCTTCGCCAAAACCTTGACCCAGTCTGATGCTAATAACGGCGGTGGTTTCTCTGTCCCGAGGTACTGTGCAGAAACGATTTTCCCACGGCTGGATTATTCTGTAGACCCTCCTGTCCAGACCATCCTGGCCAAGGACGTTCATGGAGAGACGTGGAAGTTCAGGCATATCTACCGAGGGACGCCACGGCGCCATCTCTTGACCACTGGTTGGAGTACTTTTGTGAACCACAAGAAGCTTGTGGCTGGGGACTCGATAGTGTTCATGAGGGCAGAGAATGGGGATCTCTGCGTCGGGATTCGCCGGGCTAAAAGAGGGATTGGTGGCGGACCGGAGTCCTCATCTGGTTGGAACCCAGTCGGCGGGAACTGTGCGGTGCCTTATGGTGGGTTCTCTGCGTTCTTGACAGAGGACGAGAACAAATTGATCACTAACGGGCATGGGAACTGCATGAGCGGAAATGGAAGTTTGATGGGCAAGAAACGGGTCACGCCAGAGGCGGTTGTTGAAGCAGCCTCACTGGCGGCAAATGGGCATCCTTTCGAGGTGGTTTACTACCCTCGAGCAAGTACCCCCGAATTCTGTGTGAAGTCTTCCCTGGTAAAAACGGCGATGCAGATCCGGTGGTGTTCCGGAATGCGGTTCAAGATGGCCTTTGAAACAGAGGATTCTTCACGGATTAGTTGGTTTATGGGGACAATATCTTCGGTTCATGTGGCCGATCCCACCCGTTGGCCGGATTCACCTTGGAGGCTACTCCAG GTAACTTGGGACGAGCCGGATTTGCTGCAAAATGTGAAACGTGTGAGCCCGTGGCTGGTTGAACTCGTCTCCAGCATGCCGGCAATCCATCTCTCCCCTTTCTCGCCACCGAGGAAGAAGCTAAGGCTTCCACATCACCCGGATTTCCCCTTCGATGGGCACTTCCCAATGCCATCGTTCTCCGGCGACCTCCTTGGGCCCAGCAGCCCGTTTGGTTGTCTTCCCAACAGCCATTCTGCAGCTGGTATGCAGGGAGCCAGGCACGCTTACTATTCTCAGTCCTTACCAGATCTCCACCTCAGCAAACAGCCATCGAGTCTGTTCCCTGCCGGTTTTCCGCTTCTCGACCACTCAATTAGATCCATGAGAACCTCCAATGGTCCGAGAATGCACAAATCTAGCAGCGACGACGACATTTCTACCCTCTTGACAATGACAAATTATGGGAAAGTCTTTAAGAAACTCGAGGAAGTTAAGAAACCTCCCCAGTTGGTGCTCTTTGGTAAGCCGATACTGACTGAGCAGCAGATTTCTCTAAGCAACTCTGCTACTACCACCACTACTACAGCTTCGCCTGTTCGTACTTCATCAGAAGAGAAGATAGACAAAACAGGTAGT TCCCCAGATGGCCCTGATTCGGCATGTCAACGGTCAGGCCAACGAGAGCAGCAGTCGTCATGTGAGCAGTTGAGAGTACACGAGGATAAGCACCAACAGGAGATGGAAGCCTGCTCAGAAATCGGCCACTGCAAAGTTTTCATAGCATCGGAGGACGTGGGTCGTACGCTCGATCTCTCGTTGCTTGCCTCATATGACGAGTTGTGCAGGAAGCTAACAGATA TTGGCGTTGAGAATTCTCAAAGCTTAGCCCGCCACGTTCTGTATAGGGATGACAAAGGTGCAGAGAAGCGCATTGGCGCTGAGCCATACAG CGATTTCATCAGAACGGCCAAGAGATTGACAATTTTGACGAACTCGAGCAGCAACGGCGTAGGCAGCTAG
- the LOC139881901 gene encoding LOW QUALITY PROTEIN: pentatricopeptide repeat-containing protein At3g59040-like (The sequence of the model RefSeq protein was modified relative to this genomic sequence to represent the inferred CDS: inserted 1 base in 1 codon) has translation MTQTLFLKPFLSAPLNDCRGVGSLRSCALRDREANGEVEFGSISYDPRARLNFSFNRLLTLLCNFAVRHLRPEICGTCISDKVSVRGRVGVICMRMLVPRKFMQKRRKVEVFKDAADEADQKNWRRLMKEIEEVGSAANVLRTERARTQVLPRDLVLGTLKRFKQLKXWNLVSEILEWLRIQQWWDFSEMDLLMLITAYGKQGNFNRAERVMSFIKKKKYAPNVIAYTALMEAYGRGRRYNNAEAIFRRMQSSGPEPSAFTYQIILKTFVEGNKFMEAEEVFETLLDKERSPLTPDQKMFHMMIYMHKKAGNYEKARQMFSLMAERGVQQSTVTYNSLMSFESNYKEVSKIYDQMQRAGLRPDVVSYALLINAYGKARREEEALAVFEEMLNAVPTHKAYNILLDAFAISGMVEQARIVFKSMRRDRYMPDLCSYTTMLSAYVNASDMDGAEKFFRRLKQDGFDPNVVTYGTMIKGYARVNKLEKMMEVYEEMRLRGIKANQTVFTTIMDAYGKNKDFDSALVWFKEMESSGVHPDKKAKNVLLSLAKTTEELTEANLLVGNVSQQHPEPKANGVLRFVDNDDHEEEEEEEEEEEEEDDDDVIDTEKAISFADQCEDQMVSNRAVNDTITSCVR, from the exons ATGACCCAAACCCTGTTTCTGAAGCCGTTCCTTTCAGCTCCTTTGAATGACTGCAG GGGCGTTGGTTCTCTTCGTTCTTGCGCATTGCGAGACAGGGAGGCAAATGGGGAAGTGGAATTTGGCTCCATTTCTTATGACCCACGTGCAAGATTGAATTTTTCTTTCAATCGATTACTAACGCTCTTATGTAATTTTGCTGTTCGTCATCT TAGACCAGAGATATGTGGTACGTGCATTAGCGATAAGGTCAGTGTACGTGGGAGAGTGGGGGTAATATGTATGCGGATGTTGGTGCCGAGGAAATTCATGCAGAAGAGGAGGAAGGTGGAGGTTTTCAAAGACGCGGCGGATGAAGCCGATCAAAAGAACTGGAGGAGGCTGATGAAGGAAATTGAGGAAGTAGGCTCGGCGGCGAATGTCCTCAGGACTGAGAGGGCTCGGACCCAGGTGCTTCCGCGAGACCTTGTGTTGGGAACCTTAAAAAGGTTCAAGCAGCTAA AATGGAACCTTGTTAGCGAG ATTCTTGAGTGGCTAAGGATTCAGCAATGGTGGGATTTCAGCGAGATGGACCTACTGATGCTTATAACTGCTTATGGAAAGCAAGGGAACTTCAACAGGGCTGAAAGAGTCATGAGCTTTATAAAGAAGAAAAAATATGCCCCTAATGTGATTGCTTATACTGCCCTTATGGAAGCATATGGTAGAGGAAGACGATATAACAATGCAGAAGCTATATTTCGAAGGATGCAGTCTTCAGGCCCTGAGCCTTCTGCTTTCACATATCAAATCATTCTTAAAACTTTTGTTGAG GGTAACAAATTTATGGAGGCTGAAGAAGTCTTTGAGACCCTTTTAGATAAGGAGAGATCCCCTCTAACACCTGACCAGAAAATGTTCCACATGATGATTTATATGCATAAGAAAGCTGGAAATTATGAGAAAGCTCGTCAGATGTTCTCTTTGATGGCCGAAAGAGGAGTACAGCAATCTACCGTGACGTACAATAGCCTCATGTCATTTGAAAGTAATTACAAGGAGGTCTCAAAGATATATGATCAG ATGCAAAGAGCGGGTCTACGGCCAGATGTTGTGAGCTATGCCTTGCTTATAAATGCTTATGGGAAAGCCAGGAGAGAGGAAGAAGCACTAGCTGTATTTGAGGAGATGCTGAATGCTGT GCCTACCCACAAAGCTTACAATATTTTACTTGATGCATTTGCAATATCTGGAATGGTGGAGCAAGCACGAATCGTATTCAAGAGCATGAGAAGGGACAG GTACATGCCTGATCTTTGCTCCTATACAACCATGTTGTCAGCCTATGTGAATGCATCGGACATGGATGGTGCTGAGAAGTTCTTCAGAAGGCTAAAGCAGGACGGGTTTGATCCGAATGTTGTTACCTATGGGACGATGATCAAAGGTTATGCTAGGGTGAATAAATTGGAGAAGATGATGGAGGTGTATGAAGAAATGCGACTCCGCGGAATCAAAGCAAATCAAACTGTATTCACGACGATCATGGATGCATATGGTAAGAACAAAGATTTTGACAGCGCATTGGTGTGGTTTAAAGAAATGGAGTCTTCTGGGGTTCATCCTGACAAGAAAGCAAAGAACGTGCTTCTCTCCCTGGCAAAAACAACAGAGGAACTCACAGAGGCCAATTTGCTTGTTGGGAATGTAAGTCAGCAGCACCCTGAGCCAAAGGCGAATGGGGTTTTAAGATTTGTTGATAACGATGATCACGAAGAAGAGGAAGAGGAAGAGGAAGAGGAAGAggaagaggatgatgatgatgtcattgACACGGAAAAGGCAATTTCTTTTGCGGATCAATGTGAGGATCAGATGGTTTCCAACCGAGCAGTCAATGATACCATTACGTCCTGTGTACGGTAG